One genomic window of Cololabis saira isolate AMF1-May2022 chromosome 3, fColSai1.1, whole genome shotgun sequence includes the following:
- the LOC133440787 gene encoding gamma-aminobutyric acid type B receptor subunit 2-like, with product MAPPGRVPRVLVLLLVSWLAVGPAAPALVRHPLPVLWMMPAGSGSGTENRTGDQVSDQVSGVRLALQDLEKQPPPLGSYELQLQPLETQCDSAHALKLLFDSMWAGPRYLLLLGGACPSVTALIARALPALRLVQVSPVPPPSNRRLYMNQFFTAPSDRVLNTVLVRLLQRWRWSRVGVLEDGPGLAEMKRDLVRQLQRADVDLGDTEGFSGDQDVCGSLRRLKDRDIRVFVALIEDQRAPEVFCCVSVPGGPVPSWWPPAGPPLTVSLSPQAFQLGLFGPRYQWIVAGRGPEAWPLNWGPSACDTSSLLEAVQGSFRLQFRGPKG from the exons ATGGCCCCCCCTGGACGGGTCCCGCGGGTCTTGGTTCTGCTCCTGGTCTCCTGGCTGGCTGTGGGCCCGGCGGCGCCGGCTCTGGTCCGGCACCCTCTGCCGGTGCTGTGGATGATGCCGGCGGGGTCCGGGTCTGGGACGGAGAACCGGACCGGGGACCAGGTCTCGGACCAGGTCTCGGGGGTCCGGCTGGCCCTGCAGGACCTGGAGAAGCAGCCGCCGCCGCTGGGGAGCtacgagctgcagctgcagccgctGGAGACGCAG TGTGACTCCGCCCACGCCCTGAAGCTGCTGTTTGACTCCATGTGGGCGGGGCCTCGgtacctgctgctgctgggggggGCGTGTCCGTCCGTCACGGCGCTGATCGCCCGCGCGCTGCCGGCCCTGCGGCTGGTGCAG gtgTCCCCCGTCCCCCCCCCGTCCAACCGGAGACTCTACATGAACCAGTTCTTCACGGCTCCGTCAGACCGGGTCCTCAACACGGTCCTGGTCCGGCTGCTGCAGCGCTGGAGGTGGAGCCGGGTGGGGGTGCTGGAGGACGGACCGGGATTGGCCGAG ATGAAGAGGGACCTGGTCCGGCAGCTGCAGAGGGCCGACGTGGATCTGGGGGACACGGAGGGGTTTTCTGGGGACCAGGACGTCTGCGGGTCCCTGAGGAGACTGAAG GACCGGGACATTCGGGTCTTCGTGGCCCTGATCGAGGACCAGCGGGCCCCGGAGGTCTTCTGCTGCGTAAGTGTCCCTGGTGGCCCCGTCCCGTCCTGGTGGCCCCCGGCGGGCCCCCCTCTCACCGTGTCTCTGTCCCCCCAGGCGTTCCAGCTGGGCCTGTTCGGGCCCCGGTACCAGTGGATCGTAGCGGGTCGGGGGCCCGAGGCGTGGCCCCTGAACTGGGGGCCCTCGGCCTGCGACACCAGCAGCCTGCTGGAGGCGGTGCAGGGGTCCTTCAGACTGCAGTTCCG GGGCCCCAAGGGCTGA
- the rpp25l gene encoding ribonuclease P protein subunit p25-like protein, producing the protein MENYVRTRVEEQPPPCPFTGLGPDTPEVRVRDGSKIRNLLRFALSRLEAEPRPGSEEAPVQPGDTPVPARPPALARPPCSHLVFTASGRGVSKAVTCAEIVKRRVKGLHQLTRVQYGTVVEVWDPLEPAGTGAGLDSLTVRRNQPTVWILLSRDPLDRGQPGYQAPGRYDGLWAPGPGPGTGTGTGREEAGSAGPRPGHRRKRGGGGGRGKGPARPAGRPREALKGQN; encoded by the coding sequence ATGGAGAACTACGTGAGAACccgggtggaggagcagccgccCCCCTGCCCCTTCACGGGCCTGGGGCCCGACACGCCGGAGGTTCGAGTCCGGGACGGCAGCAAGATCCGGAACCTGCTGCGCTTCGCCCTGAGCCGGCTGGAGGCCGAGCCCCGGCCCGGGTCCGAGGAGGCCCCGGTCCAGCCCGGGGACACCCCGGTCCCGGCCCGGCCCCCGGCCCTGGCCCGGCCCCCCTGCAGCCACCTGGTCTTCACGGCCAGCGGCCGCGGCGTGTCCAAGGCCGTCACCTGCGCGGAGATCGTGAAGCGGCGGGTGAAGGGCCTGCACCAGCTGACCCGGGTCCAGTACGGCACCGTGGTGGAGGTCTGGGACCCGCTGGAGCCCGCCGGCACCGGCGCCGGCCTGGACAGCCTGACGGTCCGCCGGAACCAGCCCACCGTCTGGATCCTGCTGTCCCGGGACCCGCTGGACCGGGGCCAGCCCGGCTACCAGGCCCCGGGCCGCTACGACGGCCTGTGGGCCCCGGGCCCGGGTCCCGGTACCGGTACTGGCACCGGCAGGGAGGAGGCCGGGTCTGCCGGGCCCAGGCCCGGTCACCGCAGGaagagggggggagggggaggacggGGGAAGGGCCCGGCTCGCCCCGCGGGGCGGCCCAGGGAGGCCCTGAAGGGACAGAACTGA